Genomic segment of Planctomycetota bacterium:
CAAGCCACGGCCGAGGCCGATGAAGTCGAGGCGCGGCAGCGTGCCGAGGCCGAAGCGAGCGAAGCGGCGGCCGCGCCCGCCGCCGAGCCGGCGAACGCGGAGTCGCCGAGTAACGGCGCTCACGAATCAACGCCGACGCCTGATCAGCCGTCGGCCGAGGGGCAGGAAAGCTAACCGATCAAGGATGGCGCCGCTCTGCGGGTAGCGGGCCGGCGCTGGGGTGTCGCGATCGCTCAGGGCGGTCGAGACGCGAGTTTCCTGACAGCGAGAGTTTCCTGACAGCGCGAGTCGCCCCTGGCGGCTCGGCGGGAGACCTGTGGTTATGAACTAAGGTGTGGTTGATTGTCGTCCGTCGGACCCAGCGGAGGCCGGCGTGGCGATCGCGGCGCATTAAACTGCCGCAAGGAGAGTCTGGCTTGGCCGTTCGCATTTATTCACTCGCTAAAGAGCTTAAGCTCGACAGCAAGGACCTGGTCGACCTCTGCGCCAAAGCCGGCGTGGCAGGGAAGGGCTCGGCTCTCGCTAGTTTGACCGACGACGAAGAAGTGCGCGTCCGCGCCTTTGTGGCCGGCGGCGCCAAGAACGCTCCTCGCGCCACCGCCAGTGTCGTCGCCAAGGCGGAGGGGGCATCGGGTACCGCGGCCATCGAAGCGGCCGGCGAGTCCTCCACCTTCCGTCGCGAGGACTACATCGCCCCCGCGGGCGTCACCAACAAGCCGCCGATGATCACGGCCCGCGCCGACAAGGAAAAATCGTCTGAGAAGAAGCCGGTCGAGCGCGAGAAATCACCGCCCAAGCCAGCCGCTCCGGCGATTCGCGTGGCGCCATTGCCGCCGTCGGCCCTGAAGACGCCGCCACCGACCTCGGCCGAGCCGGCGCCGCAGAAGCCCGAAATCAAGCTGGGCCTCGACGCCTTCCGCGCCGCGCGCGCCGCCGGCTCGACACCGCTACAAGCGCACATGCGCTCGCACGACTCGAAGCGCAAGACCGACGGCCCCGCCGCGCCTCCCACCCCCAGCGCCCCGCGCGGCAAGCCGGGCGGCACGGGCGCGCCGCCGGCCAAGCGGCCCGGTGGCCCCGCGGCGCCGTTGCCGTTGTCGGCCCTGGAAGGGGTGCGCGACCGCAAGGGACGCGTCGGCGGCAAAGGTGCGGAAGCGGACAAGGCGCTGGGCGGACGCGAGCAGCGTCAGCACAACCGCAAGCAGGTCCAGGCCGATCGTTTGACCCGGCAGATGCTGTCGGGGGACGAAGATGGCTGGTCACGCTCGCGTCGCGCGAAGCATAAAGCGCACCCCGTCGGCACCGCGCCGCGCAAGGGGCACTCCACGGTGCAGATTCCCTGCACGGTTCGCAGCTTTTCCGAACAACTGGGCGTGCGCGTCACGCAGGTGCTGGCCAAGTTGCTGGGCCTGGGCACGATGGCCACGATCAACACCGAGTTGTCGGTCGAAACAGTCCAGTTGCTGGCGCTGGAGTTCGGCTTTGAAATCGAACTTCGCCAGGCGGTCGATGCCGAAGAGCAAATGCTCAAGAACATCGAAGACCGCGTTGACGAGGAAGGCTCGCTCGTGCCGCGGGCGCCGGTTGTCACGTTCTTGGGACACGTCGATCACGGCAAGACGTCGCTGTTGGATCGGATTATCGGCATCAACGTGGTCAGCGGCGAAAGCGGCGGCATCACCCAGCACATCCGCGCTTACCGTATTGAGAAGGACGGTCGGCCGATCGCCTTTGTCGATACGCCGGGTCACGAAGCGTTCACCCAAATGCGCGCTCGCGGCGCCAACGTCACCGACATTGCCGTGCTGGTGGTGGCCGCCGACGACGGTGTGATGCCACAAACCGAGGAAGCGATCAGCCACGCCCGCGCGGCCAACGTGCCGATTGTCATCGCCTTGAACAAGGTCGACCTGCCGGGCATCAACTACGATCGCATTTACACACAGCTCGTCACGGCCGGCTTGCAGCCGACCGAATGGGGCGGCGACGTCGAGTTGGTGCGCTGCAGTGCCCACACCGGCGAAGGGATCGACAAGCTGCTGGAAACGCTGCTGACGATCGCCGAACTACACGACTATCGCGCCAACCCGTCGCGCCCGGCCCACGGCACGTGCTTGGAAGCTTCGCTCAGCGAAGGCCAAGGCGTGATGGCCAAGGTGCTGGTGCAAAACGGCACGCTCAGCGTCGGCGACATCATTGTCTGTGGTCCAGCGTATGGCCGTATCAAGGTGATGTACGACACGCTGGACCCGAACAAGACGTACGAGTCGGCCTTGCCGTCGACGCCGGTGAACATTTCCGGCTTGGACATTACCCCCGGCGCCGGCGATCACTTCTACGAGTTGGAAGATATTGCCATTGCCCGCGACGTCGCCGAGAAGCGGCGGCGGATTTCGCGCGAGACCGCGCTGGGCGGCGCTTTGGGACACGTCACGCTGGAAACGCTGCACGATCGCCTGGGCAGCTCGGACAAGGTCAGCGTGTTGAACCTGATTTTGCGGGCCGATGTCCGCGGTTCGATCGAAGCCATTCAGAAAGAGCTGGGCAAGCTCACCCACGACGAAGTGCAAGTCAAGGTGCTGCAAGCCACGGTCGGCGGCATTACCGAAGCCGACATCCACCTGGCCGACGCGTCCGACGCCATTGTCATCGGCTTTAACGTGGTGCCCGACGAAAAGGCCCGCGTGCTGGCCGAGAGCCTGGGCGTGCAGGTCCGCCGCTACGACATCATCTACCAGGTGACCGACGATTTGAAGTTGGCGCTCGAGGGGATGCTCAAGCCCGAACGGCGCGAAGTCGAGCAGGGACGGGCCTTGGTCCAGCGGACGTTCAGCATCAGCCGCGTGGGCACCATCGCCGGCTGCCGCGTGATTGGCGGCACGATCGAGCGCAGCGGCCGCGCCCGGGTGATTCGGGACAGTCGCGTGGTCGGCGATTATGCCATCGACTCGTTGAAACGGGAAAAAGACGACGCCCGCGAGGTCCGCGAAGGGCTGGAATGCGGGATCAAGCTGGCCAACTTCAACGACCTGAAGGAAGGAGACGTGCTCGAGGTCTACCGCGTCGAGGAAGTGGCCCGCACGTTGTAAGTTCGGTCGTAACGATCGCGCGGTCTGTGCGGCCGCGCTGGCCGGCCGATTCTTGGCTGGACCGGCTTTCGTGAACTGTTTTTTCGATCTGCTATTTAAGCTGGATTCAGGATCCTGTCGCCGCAATGTCGAGCCGCCGTCTGCAAAAAGCCGCGTCCGCCATTCGCGAAGTGGTCAGCATGGCCATTTTGACCGAGATGAAGGATCCCCGGATCAAGGACGTGACGGTCACGCACGTGGAAGTGCTGCCCGACATGCGCCAGGCGCGAGTTCACGTCTCGATCATGGGGAACGAAACGAAACAAGACTTGGCCCTGCGCGGGCTGCGGAGCGCGGCGGGCTTTTTGCAGTCGCGAATCGCCGACCGGATCGAAACCCGCTACACCCCGCGGCTGGAGTTTGTGTTGGACCAAGGGGTGAAGAAATCGATTGCGATCGCCCAGATTTTGCAGCGTGTGCTTCCCCCCGAGGACAAGCCCGCGGCGACCGCGGACGAAGCCAGCGATGTCGACGCGGATGAGGACACCGAATACACGGACGAAGACGAGGCGGCCGACGACGACTTGGACGCGGAACAACACGACTGAGTCTTTTGAAGACACTGAGTCTTTTGAAGACACTGAGCCTTGAAGACGCTGGACCTCGAAGACTGTGGGACTTGACGACTCTTTGACCAGGAAAGTTGCAGCATGGCGAAAATCGATCGCGGCGCGTTGATCACCAAGGCGTTCAAGGTTTTGCGCAAGCACTACGAGCCATACACCTATGTCGAGCGGCCGCTGCTCGAGCAAATGGTGTTCGCGCTGTGTCTGGAGAACTCGCCGCACGATGCCGCGACTAAGGCGTTCGAGGTGTTGAAGGGGGGCTTCTTCGATTGGAACGAAGTCCGCGTCAGCACCGTCGAAGAATTGGCGGAAGTGATGTCGATGTTGCCCGAGCCCAAGCACGCCGCCCATCAGATCAAGCGCTTTCTGTACAGCGTGTTCGAGACTGGCTACTCGTTCGACTTGGATCCGGTTAAGAAGATGAACCTGGGGGCCGCGATCCAAAAGCTGGAGAAACATCAAGGAGCGAGCCCGTTTGCCGTGGCCGTGGTCACGCAAGCCTGCCTCGGCGGCCATTCGATTCCGTTGGACAAGGGAGCACTACTGGCGTTCCAAGTGTTGGGACTGGCCAGCGTCGCCGATGTGGCCAAGTCGACGGTGCCGGGACTGGAACGGGCGATTCCCAAGAACAAGGGAATCGAGTTCGGCTCGATCGTCCACCTGTTCGGCGCCGAGTTGAACGCCTCGCCGTATTCGACGAATCTGCATAAGATTTTGCTAGAGATCGCTCCCGACGCGAAAGAACGCCTGCCGAAGCGTCCGCCCAAAAATGTTCCTCCTCCGCCGCCGGCCAAAACGCCGGCCGGCAAACCAGTGGCCGGCAAGGGAGCCGCGCCGGGCAAAGGCGCCGAAGCCAAGGACGTGCGCGCCACCGCCAAGGGAGACGCCAAAGGACGCGCCGGCGAGAAGGTAGCCGACAAGAAGCCCGCCGCGCCGGCCCGGCCTCCGGTCAAGGAAAGCGCCGCCAAGCGCCCCGTGGCTGACAAGAAACAGGACAAGCTCAAGCCCAAGAAGAAGGCGACCGAGAGCCTGACCAAGCGCAAGCCGCGGTAAACCTCGCGCCCGGGCGGCATGGCAATTCGTCGCCCCGAAGGCCCCGCTCTCGACTGCCGGAGTGCGTCAGCATGCCGATAACTCTCGAACTCCGGTGGCCTGCTTGGTTCTTTCTGGCGACGACGGCGCTGGCCGTCTGCTTGTGCGGTGGCGCGCTGGCCTGGGCCAAGCCGCCGTTGACCGAGTTGGACGACAAGCCCGAGAAGTTTGTCCCCGTGCGGCCCGCCACCGAGCGGCAGCGTAACGAAGAGGAAGCCCTGACCCTCTACGCCGCCGGTTTGACCGAAGAGCAGAAGGGGAACCTGGCCCTCGCGCTGCGGCTCTATCACAAGGCGCTCCGCTACGACCCGAACGCGGTCTCGATCGTTCGCCAGGTGGTTGACGTCGCCACGCGCCTGAACCGCACCAAGGAAGTG
This window contains:
- the infB gene encoding translation initiation factor IF-2, with amino-acid sequence MAVRIYSLAKELKLDSKDLVDLCAKAGVAGKGSALASLTDDEEVRVRAFVAGGAKNAPRATASVVAKAEGASGTAAIEAAGESSTFRREDYIAPAGVTNKPPMITARADKEKSSEKKPVEREKSPPKPAAPAIRVAPLPPSALKTPPPTSAEPAPQKPEIKLGLDAFRAARAAGSTPLQAHMRSHDSKRKTDGPAAPPTPSAPRGKPGGTGAPPAKRPGGPAAPLPLSALEGVRDRKGRVGGKGAEADKALGGREQRQHNRKQVQADRLTRQMLSGDEDGWSRSRRAKHKAHPVGTAPRKGHSTVQIPCTVRSFSEQLGVRVTQVLAKLLGLGTMATINTELSVETVQLLALEFGFEIELRQAVDAEEQMLKNIEDRVDEEGSLVPRAPVVTFLGHVDHGKTSLLDRIIGINVVSGESGGITQHIRAYRIEKDGRPIAFVDTPGHEAFTQMRARGANVTDIAVLVVAADDGVMPQTEEAISHARAANVPIVIALNKVDLPGINYDRIYTQLVTAGLQPTEWGGDVELVRCSAHTGEGIDKLLETLLTIAELHDYRANPSRPAHGTCLEASLSEGQGVMAKVLVQNGTLSVGDIIVCGPAYGRIKVMYDTLDPNKTYESALPSTPVNISGLDITPGAGDHFYELEDIAIARDVAEKRRRISRETALGGALGHVTLETLHDRLGSSDKVSVLNLILRADVRGSIEAIQKELGKLTHDEVQVKVLQATVGGITEADIHLADASDAIVIGFNVVPDEKARVLAESLGVQVRRYDIIYQVTDDLKLALEGMLKPERREVEQGRALVQRTFSISRVGTIAGCRVIGGTIERSGRARVIRDSRVVGDYAIDSLKREKDDAREVREGLECGIKLANFNDLKEGDVLEVYRVEEVARTL
- the rbfA gene encoding 30S ribosome-binding factor RbfA, encoding MSSRRLQKAASAIREVVSMAILTEMKDPRIKDVTVTHVEVLPDMRQARVHVSIMGNETKQDLALRGLRSAAGFLQSRIADRIETRYTPRLEFVLDQGVKKSIAIAQILQRVLPPEDKPAATADEASDVDADEDTEYTDEDEAADDDLDAEQHD